From Acidobacteriota bacterium, one genomic window encodes:
- the secA gene encoding preprotein translocase subunit SecA yields the protein MNILAKIFGTKNDRELKKLRPVVEAVNAQESRFRAMSDEELAGMTAVLRSRLDAVETDEDRKEVLEDLIPEAFAAVREAGRRTLKMRHFDVQIMGGVVLHHGKIAEMKTGEGKTLVATLPVYLNALLGKGVHVVTVNDYLARRDAEWMGRVYRFLGMTVGVIQHDMDDAERQAAYRADITYGTNNEFGFDYLRDNMKFALEDCVQRGHHYAIVDEVDSILIDEARTPLIISGPSEESTDVYYKVDRIIPRLKRDVDYLVDEKAHTVVLTEAGIAHCEKLLGVENLYEPVNVELLHHVNQGLRAHNLYRRDVEYMVKDGQVVIVDEFTGRLMPGRRWSDGLHQAVEAKEGVRIERENQTLATITFQNYFRMYKKLAGMTGTATTEAEEFYKIYKLEVVEVPTNKDMIRLDNPDVIYRTQPEKFKAIVQDIADLYETGRPVLVGTVSIEKSEHISALLKRKGVPHNVLNAKYHEKEAEFVAQAGRKGAITIATNMAGRGTDILLGGNPEFMARDELRRQRIDWTEAPKEAYVALVEQMEAKVKEEHEEVVALGGLHIIGTERHEARRIDNQLRGRSGRQGDPGSSRFYLSLEDDLMRIYGGERLSNIMQSLGMEEDTPIESRLISRQIERAQRYVEAHNFQIRKHLLEYDEVMNKQREAIYGMRNNLLQGEDQREFILDAARGTVEDFLDLHAPGKTPPEEWDLPGLEGNIRRVFGFELKTLGVNCAELSRDDLLEKTWDALKAYYEKKEAAIGVEDMRRFERFCILHVVDGQWKDHLLALDHLKEGIGLRGYGQKDPLVEYKKESFSLFEELWGRIDEEAVRFIWLVDPVFRDRDQESEARRRREAARNYSYDAEARDAGAASRGGSGKAKPIVKQEKPGRNAPCSCGSGKKYKHCCGA from the coding sequence ATGAACATCCTCGCTAAGATATTCGGCACCAAGAACGACCGCGAACTCAAGAAACTCCGGCCCGTCGTCGAGGCGGTGAACGCCCAGGAGTCCCGCTTCCGCGCCATGTCCGACGAGGAGCTGGCCGGGATGACCGCCGTCCTGCGCTCGCGCCTCGACGCGGTCGAGACGGACGAGGACCGGAAGGAGGTCCTCGAGGACCTGATCCCCGAGGCCTTCGCCGCCGTCCGCGAGGCGGGGCGCCGGACCCTCAAGATGCGCCACTTCGACGTCCAGATCATGGGCGGGGTGGTCCTGCACCACGGGAAGATCGCCGAGATGAAAACCGGCGAGGGGAAGACGCTCGTGGCCACGCTCCCGGTTTACCTGAACGCCCTGCTGGGGAAAGGCGTCCACGTGGTGACCGTCAACGACTACCTGGCCCGCCGCGACGCCGAGTGGATGGGGCGGGTCTACCGGTTCCTGGGCATGACGGTGGGCGTCATCCAGCACGACATGGACGACGCCGAGCGCCAGGCGGCCTACCGCGCCGACATCACCTACGGCACCAACAACGAGTTCGGGTTCGACTACCTGCGCGACAACATGAAGTTCGCGCTGGAGGACTGCGTGCAGCGGGGCCACCACTACGCCATCGTGGACGAGGTGGACTCCATCCTCATCGACGAGGCCCGGACCCCCCTCATCATCTCGGGCCCCTCCGAGGAGTCCACCGACGTCTACTACAAGGTGGACCGGATCATCCCCCGCCTCAAGCGCGACGTGGACTACCTTGTGGACGAGAAGGCCCACACCGTGGTCCTCACCGAGGCCGGCATCGCCCACTGCGAGAAGCTCCTGGGCGTGGAGAACCTCTACGAGCCCGTCAACGTGGAACTTCTCCACCACGTCAACCAGGGGCTGCGGGCCCACAACCTCTACCGCCGCGACGTGGAGTACATGGTCAAGGACGGCCAGGTGGTCATCGTGGACGAGTTCACCGGCCGCCTGATGCCCGGCCGGCGGTGGAGCGACGGGCTGCACCAGGCCGTGGAGGCCAAGGAGGGGGTCCGCATCGAGCGCGAGAACCAGACCCTCGCCACCATCACCTTCCAGAACTACTTCCGGATGTACAAGAAGCTGGCGGGCATGACCGGCACGGCCACCACCGAGGCCGAGGAGTTCTACAAGATCTACAAGCTGGAAGTGGTGGAGGTCCCCACCAACAAGGACATGATCCGCCTCGACAACCCGGACGTCATCTACCGGACCCAGCCGGAGAAGTTCAAGGCCATCGTCCAGGACATCGCCGACCTGTACGAGACCGGGCGGCCCGTCCTGGTGGGGACGGTGTCCATCGAGAAGTCGGAGCACATCAGCGCCCTGCTCAAGCGCAAGGGGGTCCCCCACAACGTCCTCAACGCCAAGTACCACGAGAAGGAAGCGGAGTTCGTGGCCCAGGCCGGCCGCAAGGGGGCCATCACCATCGCCACCAACATGGCCGGCCGCGGGACCGACATCCTGCTGGGCGGCAACCCCGAGTTCATGGCCCGGGACGAGCTCCGCCGCCAGCGGATCGACTGGACGGAGGCCCCCAAGGAAGCGTACGTGGCCCTGGTGGAGCAGATGGAGGCCAAGGTCAAGGAGGAGCACGAGGAAGTGGTCGCCCTCGGGGGCTTGCACATCATCGGCACCGAACGCCACGAGGCCCGCCGCATCGACAACCAGCTCCGCGGCCGCTCCGGCCGCCAGGGCGACCCCGGGTCCTCCCGCTTCTACCTCAGCCTCGAGGACGACCTGATGCGCATCTACGGCGGCGAGCGCCTGTCGAACATCATGCAGTCCCTCGGGATGGAGGAGGACACCCCCATCGAGAGCCGGCTCATCAGCCGGCAGATCGAGCGGGCCCAGCGGTACGTGGAGGCCCACAACTTCCAAATCCGCAAACACCTCCTCGAGTACGACGAGGTGATGAACAAGCAGCGCGAGGCCATCTACGGCATGCGCAACAACCTGCTCCAGGGCGAGGACCAGCGGGAGTTCATCCTGGACGCCGCCCGTGGAACCGTGGAGGACTTCCTGGACCTCCACGCGCCGGGAAAGACCCCCCCCGAGGAGTGGGACCTCCCGGGCCTCGAGGGGAACATCCGCCGGGTGTTCGGCTTCGAGCTGAAAACCCTGGGCGTCAACTGCGCCGAACTCTCCCGCGACGACCTCCTGGAGAAGACCTGGGACGCCCTGAAGGCCTACTACGAGAAGAAGGAGGCCGCCATCGGCGTGGAGGACATGCGCCGCTTCGAGCGTTTCTGCATCCTCCACGTGGTGGACGGCCAGTGGAAGGACCACCTGCTGGCGCTGGACCACCTCAAAGAGGGCATCGGCCTTCGCGGTTACGGCCAGAAGGACCCCCTCGTGGAGTACAAGAAGGAGAGTTTCTCCCTCTTCGAGGAACTCTGGGGGCGCATCGACGAGGAGGCCGTCCGCTTCATCTGGCTGGTGGACCCCGTCTTCCGCGACCGCGACCAGGAGTCGGAAGCCCGCCGCCGACGCGAGGCCGCCCGGAACTACTCCTACGACGCGGAGGCGAGAG